In Toxotes jaculatrix isolate fToxJac2 chromosome 12, fToxJac2.pri, whole genome shotgun sequence, the following are encoded in one genomic region:
- the dlat gene encoding dihydrolipoyllysine-residue acetyltransferase component of pyruvate dehydrogenase complex, mitochondrial has translation MLRLILRLRPSSGLPCPRALPAGPAALGSRSVPGTGCLRRLHRGAASRAVCLGPGFSHRTTLLRCPQLAGGCQTKRFYSLPPHQKVELPALSPTMQTGTIARWEKKEGEKISEGDLIAEVETDKATVGFEMLEECYLAKILVPEGTRDVNVGSVICITVDNPDLISAFKDITLDSLKAAGAAPSPAASAPPPPPPAAAAAAAPPAAPGSSYPTHMKIALPALSPTMTMGTVQRWEKKVGEKLSEGDLLAEIETDKATIGFEVQEEGYLAKILVSEGTRDVPLGTPLCIIVEKESDIAAFKDYVETGVAEVSTPPPAPAPAAAPAAAAPSPAPAAAAPAAPRKGRVFASPLARKLAAEKGIDLAQVSGSGPDGRVTRKDIESFVPPKAAPAVAAAPATAAAPAARAPAAAPPASAGTFTDIPISNIRKVIAQRLMQSKQTIPHYYLSVDVNMDQVLELRKELNAEVKAQNIKLSVNDFIIKASALACLKVPECNSSWMDTVIRQNHVVDMSIAVSTANGLITPIVFNAHTKGLAAISSDVSALAAKAREGKLQPHEFQGGTFTISNLGMFGVKNFSAIINPPQSCILAVGGSEKRLMPADNEKGFDVASMMSVTLSCDHRVVDGAVGAQWLAEFRKFLEKPVTMLL, from the exons ATGCTTCGTCTGATCCTGCGGCTCAGGCCGTCCTCCGGTCTCCCATGTCCCCGTGCCCTCCCGGCCGGGCCTGCTGCGCTCGGCTCCCGCTCCGTGCCCGGAACCGGCTGTCTGAGGCGGCTTCACCGTGGAGCGGCGTCCCGGGCCGTGTGCCTGGGCCCCGGCTTCAGCCACAGAACGACTCTGCTGCGGTGTCCCCAGCTGGCAGGCGGCTGTCAGACCAAGCGTTTCTACAGTCTCCCGCCGCACCAGAAG GTGGAGCTACCCGCGCTGTCACCCACCATGCAGACGGGAACGATCGCTCGCtgggagaagaaggagggagaaaaaatcAGCGAGGGTGACCTCATAGCTGAG gTGGAGACAGACAAGGCCACCGTAGGTTTTGAGATGCTGGAGGAGTGCTATCTGGCCAAGATCCTGGTTCCTGAGGGGACGAGAGATGTCAACGTTGGGTCTGTAATCTGCATCACGGTTGACAA CCCTGACCTCATCTCAGCCTTTAAGGACATAACGCTGGACTCACTTAAAGCAGCTGGTGCTGCTCCTTCACCTGCTGcctccgctcctcctcctcctcctcctgctgcagctgctgctgctgctcctcctgcagcccCCGGCAGCTCTTATCCCACACACATGAAG ATTGCACTTCCTGCCCTCTCTCCCACCATGACGATGGGAACAGTGCAGCGCTGGGAGAAGAAGGTCGGAGAGAAGCTGAGTGAAGGAGATCTGCTGGCTGAGATCGAGACTGACAAGGCGACCATCG GCTTCGAGGTGCAGGAGGAGGGATATTTGGCCAAAATCCTGGTGTCAGAGGGAACTCGAGACGTCCCCCTGGGAACACCACTCTGCATCATTGTAGAGAAGGAAAGTGACATCGCTGCCTTCAAGGATTATGTAGAAACTGGAGTAGCAGAGGTTTCCACACCTCCTCCAGCACCAGCACCG gctgcagctccagctgccGCAGCACCCAGTCCTGCTCCTGCAGCCGCTGCTCCAGCAGCACCCAGGAAGGGGCGTGTGTTCGCCAGCCCGCTTGCCAGGAAACTCGCTGCTGAGAAAGGAATTGACCTGGCACAGGTCAGTG GCTCTGGTCCTGATGGACGCGTCACCAGGAAAGATATTGAGAGTTTTGTTCCACCAAAGGCTGCTCCT GCCGTAGCTGCTGCTCCCGCCACAGCCGCAGCTCCAGCTGCTCGTgcacctgctgcagctcctcctgcatCAGCTGGGACCTTCACAGACATCCCTATTAGCAACATCCGTAAG GTCATTGCTCAGAGGTTGATGCAATCCAAGCAAACCATCCCCCACTATTATCTGTCTGTAGATGTCAACATGGACCAAGTGCTCGAGCTTCGGAAAGAGCTCAATGCT GAAGTGAAAGCCCAGAATATCAAGTTAAGTGTGAATGACTTCATCATCAAAGCCAGCGCTCTGGCCTGCCTCAAGGTTCCTGAGTGCAACTCCTCCTGGATGGACACGGTCATCCGCCA GAATCACGTGGTGGACATGAGCATAGCAGTGAGCACCGCCAACGGTCTGATCACGCCCATAGTGTTTAACGCCCACACCAAAGGACTGGCCGCCATCAGCTCTGATGTGTCGGCTCTCGCCGCCAAAGCGAGAGAAGGCAAACTGCAGCCGCATGAGTTCCAG gGAGGTACATTCACAATCTCTAATTTGGGGATGTTTGGTGTCAAGAACTTCTCAGCGATAATTAACCCTCCTCAGTCCTGTATCCTCGCAGTTGGGGGCTCAGAAAAACGACTGATGCCTGCTGATAATGAGAAAGG GTTTGACGTAGCCAGCATGATGTCAGTGACGCTGAGCTGTGACCACCGGGTGGTGGACGGGGCGGTCGGTGCACAGTGGCTTGCAGAGTTCCGCAAGTTCCTGGAGAAACCCGTCACCATGCTGTTGTGA
- the LOC121191162 gene encoding dixin-like isoform X2, whose protein sequence is MIASLSRGSLLDEVLHGSSNEQLAAYVSWVNSQLKRKPGLEPITDLRHDLQDGVVLTQLIEIVAGEALEGVYVAPQNKEESRKNVEQVLQFISSRHIRMPHISARDIVDGNLKSVMRIILALAAHFKPSATHRAATGSGRSLTRGYASHNPLSTVALAQGAAAALVSARFDATQPARVTHIHSGWGLDGEKNVCVRALVEQYERGASDEQDSSQPSSLRSVSPLSSPRAPPSSDSDRQLGDRQQQQSRAESSHAVVETEWEDSLSETLEMEVQETRKMVSALQALLLHGSLPEDEKDVSLILDQCNTEQQLVVIRSRLDQSMEEARELKRELLRCKQEMRNLQGAKDAQQQRLCTQEASILQMKQELLRASMTKDELNNQNAELQWKLEECNRLWGECKKEIGQKDRLLQQLKHKLEESQKQQNELQSELDHKNSMLQELMSRDLQQIPTGTENNGYSYSGNPAPSVSGQAEEVQLLRDALRSLRNNFRDHDPQHHTLDTLEQGIVSLIDRLHVLHTHRGRGKSPRRKGQHSESDSWPCTKVCQSHSGSSASTKILYFTGKSPTPSMINIPKRLGEVTLKDVKAAVDRAGNYRYHFKALDPEFGTVKEEVFLDGAIVPGWEGKIVAWVEEDRGDERPL, encoded by the exons ATGATCGCCTCACTCTCTAGAGGAAGTTTGCTGGATGAGGTTCTTCACGGGAGCTCTAACGAG CAACTGGCAGCATATGTTTCCTGGGTGAACTCTCAGCTGAAGAGGAAACCAGGCCTGGAGCCCATCACAGACCTCAGGCATGACCTGCAGGATGGGGTGGTGCTCACACAGCTAATAGAGATAGTTG CTGGGGAAGCGCTGGAGGGAGTGTATGTGGCTCcacaaaacaaagaggaaagcaggaaGAATGTGGAGCAAGTCTTGCAGTTCATTTCCTCCAGACACATACGCATGCCACACATATCCGCAAGAG ACATTGTTGATGGTAATCTAAAATCTGTAATGAGGATAATTCTGGCACTGGCTGCCCACTTCAAACCCTCAGCCACCCACAGGGCTGCTACTGGAAGTGGGAGGAGCTTGACAAGAGGCTATGCCAGCCACAACCCTCTATCCACTGTAGCATTAGCACAAGGTGCCGCTGCTGCACTGGTGTCTGCACGATTTGATGCCACACAGCCTGCACGTGTCACACATATCCACAG CGGCTGGGGGTTGGACGGggaaaagaatgtgtgtgttcgtgcacTGGTTGAGCAGTATGAAAGAGGAGCTTCAGATGAGCAGGACAGTTCTCAGCCTAGCAG CCTTCGCTCTGTCAGTCCACTGTCATCTCCACGAGCTCCACCCAGCAGCGACTCAGACAGACAATTGGGAGACCGCCAGCAACAGCAGAGCAGGG CTGAGTCATCTCATGCTGTGGTGGAGACGGAGTGGGAGGATTCTCTCAGTGAAACTTTGGAGATGGAGGTGCAGGAGACACGTAAAATGGTGTCAGCTTTACAG gctctgctgctgcatggtTCACTGCCTGAGGATGAGAAGGATGTGTCTTTGATTTTGGACCAGTGCAACACTGAACAGCAGCTG gtaGTCATTCGCAGCCGTTTGGATCAGAGTATGGAGGAGGCTCGGGAGCTGAAG AGGGAACTGTTGCGCTGTAAGCAGGAGATGAGAAACCTCCAGGGAGCCAAG GACGCCCAACAGCAGAGGCTGTGCACTCAGGAGGCCTCAATACTGCAGATGAAGCAAGAGCTTCTCAGAGCCAGTATGACGAAGGATGAACTCAACAACCAGAAT gcagagcTACAGTGGAAGCTGGAGGAATGTAACAGACTATGGGGCGAATGCAAG AAGGAGATAGGACAGAAGGACAGACTACTGCAGCAGCTCAAACACAAGCTTGAAGAAAGCCAAAAACAGCAG AATGAATTGCAAAGCGAGTTGGATCATAAAAACAGCATGCTTCAGGAGCTAATGAGCAGAGATCTGCAACAG ATCCCCACTGGCACAGAAAACAACGGATACTCTTACTCTGGAAATCCAGCTCCTTCTGTGTCAGGC CAGGCAGAGGAGGTTCAGCTGCTCAGAGATGCACTTAGGAGTTTGAGGAACAACTTCAGAGACCACGACCCACAGCACCATACACTGGACACCCTGGAGCAGGGCATAGTGTCACTCATCGACAGACTGCATGTTCTGCATACACACAGG GGAAGGGGGAAATCTCCAAGACGCAAAGGTCAACACTCAGAGTCTGACTCCTGGCCTTGCACAA AGGTTTGTCAGTCCCACAGTGGTTCTTCTGCTTCTACTAAAATCCTTTATTTCACTGGAAAATCCCCAACACCTTCCATGATCAATATACCGAagag GCTGGGTGAGGTAACTCTCAAAGATGTTAAGGCAGCTGTGGATCGAGCGGGAAACTACAGGTACCACTTCAAGGCCCTGGACCCTGAGTTTGGTACTGTGAAAGAAGAG GTGTTCCTGGATGGAGCAATCGTTCCAGGCTGGGAAGGAAAAATAGTGGCTTGGGTAGAAGAGGACCGTGGTGATGAAAG GCCATTGTAG
- the LOC121191162 gene encoding dixin-like isoform X3, producing MIASLSRGSLLDEVLHGSSNEQQLAAYVSWVNSQLKRKPGLEPITDLRHDLQDGVVLTQLIEIVAGEALEGVYVAPQNKEESRKNVEQVLQFISSRHIRMPHISARDIVDGNLKSVMRIILALAAHFKPSATHRAATGSGRSLTRGYASHNPLSTVALAQGAAAALVSARFDATQPARVTHIHSGWGLDGEKNVCVRALVEQYERGASDEQDSSQPSSLRSVSPLSSPRAPPSSDSDRQLGDRQQQQSRAESSHAVVETEWEDSLSETLEMEVQETRKMVSALQALLLHGSLPEDEKDVSLILDQCNTEQQLVVIRSRLDQSMEEARELKRELLRCKQEMRNLQGAKDAQQQRLCTQEASILQMKQELLRASMTKDELNNQNAELQWKLEECNRLWGECKKEIGQKDRLLQQLKHKLEESQKQQNELQSELDHKNSMLQELMSRDLQQIPTGTENNGYSYSGNPAPSVSGAEEVQLLRDALRSLRNNFRDHDPQHHTLDTLEQGIVSLIDRLHVLHTHRGRGKSPRRKGQHSESDSWPCTKVCQSHSGSSASTKILYFTGKSPTPSMINIPKRLGEVTLKDVKAAVDRAGNYRYHFKALDPEFGTVKEEVFLDGAIVPGWEGKIVAWVEEDRGDERPL from the exons ATGATCGCCTCACTCTCTAGAGGAAGTTTGCTGGATGAGGTTCTTCACGGGAGCTCTAACGAG CAGCAACTGGCAGCATATGTTTCCTGGGTGAACTCTCAGCTGAAGAGGAAACCAGGCCTGGAGCCCATCACAGACCTCAGGCATGACCTGCAGGATGGGGTGGTGCTCACACAGCTAATAGAGATAGTTG CTGGGGAAGCGCTGGAGGGAGTGTATGTGGCTCcacaaaacaaagaggaaagcaggaaGAATGTGGAGCAAGTCTTGCAGTTCATTTCCTCCAGACACATACGCATGCCACACATATCCGCAAGAG ACATTGTTGATGGTAATCTAAAATCTGTAATGAGGATAATTCTGGCACTGGCTGCCCACTTCAAACCCTCAGCCACCCACAGGGCTGCTACTGGAAGTGGGAGGAGCTTGACAAGAGGCTATGCCAGCCACAACCCTCTATCCACTGTAGCATTAGCACAAGGTGCCGCTGCTGCACTGGTGTCTGCACGATTTGATGCCACACAGCCTGCACGTGTCACACATATCCACAG CGGCTGGGGGTTGGACGGggaaaagaatgtgtgtgttcgtgcacTGGTTGAGCAGTATGAAAGAGGAGCTTCAGATGAGCAGGACAGTTCTCAGCCTAGCAG CCTTCGCTCTGTCAGTCCACTGTCATCTCCACGAGCTCCACCCAGCAGCGACTCAGACAGACAATTGGGAGACCGCCAGCAACAGCAGAGCAGGG CTGAGTCATCTCATGCTGTGGTGGAGACGGAGTGGGAGGATTCTCTCAGTGAAACTTTGGAGATGGAGGTGCAGGAGACACGTAAAATGGTGTCAGCTTTACAG gctctgctgctgcatggtTCACTGCCTGAGGATGAGAAGGATGTGTCTTTGATTTTGGACCAGTGCAACACTGAACAGCAGCTG gtaGTCATTCGCAGCCGTTTGGATCAGAGTATGGAGGAGGCTCGGGAGCTGAAG AGGGAACTGTTGCGCTGTAAGCAGGAGATGAGAAACCTCCAGGGAGCCAAG GACGCCCAACAGCAGAGGCTGTGCACTCAGGAGGCCTCAATACTGCAGATGAAGCAAGAGCTTCTCAGAGCCAGTATGACGAAGGATGAACTCAACAACCAGAAT gcagagcTACAGTGGAAGCTGGAGGAATGTAACAGACTATGGGGCGAATGCAAG AAGGAGATAGGACAGAAGGACAGACTACTGCAGCAGCTCAAACACAAGCTTGAAGAAAGCCAAAAACAGCAG AATGAATTGCAAAGCGAGTTGGATCATAAAAACAGCATGCTTCAGGAGCTAATGAGCAGAGATCTGCAACAG ATCCCCACTGGCACAGAAAACAACGGATACTCTTACTCTGGAAATCCAGCTCCTTCTGTGTCAGGC GCAGAGGAGGTTCAGCTGCTCAGAGATGCACTTAGGAGTTTGAGGAACAACTTCAGAGACCACGACCCACAGCACCATACACTGGACACCCTGGAGCAGGGCATAGTGTCACTCATCGACAGACTGCATGTTCTGCATACACACAGG GGAAGGGGGAAATCTCCAAGACGCAAAGGTCAACACTCAGAGTCTGACTCCTGGCCTTGCACAA AGGTTTGTCAGTCCCACAGTGGTTCTTCTGCTTCTACTAAAATCCTTTATTTCACTGGAAAATCCCCAACACCTTCCATGATCAATATACCGAagag GCTGGGTGAGGTAACTCTCAAAGATGTTAAGGCAGCTGTGGATCGAGCGGGAAACTACAGGTACCACTTCAAGGCCCTGGACCCTGAGTTTGGTACTGTGAAAGAAGAG GTGTTCCTGGATGGAGCAATCGTTCCAGGCTGGGAAGGAAAAATAGTGGCTTGGGTAGAAGAGGACCGTGGTGATGAAAG GCCATTGTAG
- the LOC121191162 gene encoding dixin-like isoform X1 — protein sequence MIASLSRGSLLDEVLHGSSNEQQLAAYVSWVNSQLKRKPGLEPITDLRHDLQDGVVLTQLIEIVAGEALEGVYVAPQNKEESRKNVEQVLQFISSRHIRMPHISARDIVDGNLKSVMRIILALAAHFKPSATHRAATGSGRSLTRGYASHNPLSTVALAQGAAAALVSARFDATQPARVTHIHSGWGLDGEKNVCVRALVEQYERGASDEQDSSQPSSLRSVSPLSSPRAPPSSDSDRQLGDRQQQQSRAESSHAVVETEWEDSLSETLEMEVQETRKMVSALQALLLHGSLPEDEKDVSLILDQCNTEQQLVVIRSRLDQSMEEARELKRELLRCKQEMRNLQGAKDAQQQRLCTQEASILQMKQELLRASMTKDELNNQNAELQWKLEECNRLWGECKKEIGQKDRLLQQLKHKLEESQKQQNELQSELDHKNSMLQELMSRDLQQIPTGTENNGYSYSGNPAPSVSGQAEEVQLLRDALRSLRNNFRDHDPQHHTLDTLEQGIVSLIDRLHVLHTHRGRGKSPRRKGQHSESDSWPCTKVCQSHSGSSASTKILYFTGKSPTPSMINIPKRLGEVTLKDVKAAVDRAGNYRYHFKALDPEFGTVKEEVFLDGAIVPGWEGKIVAWVEEDRGDERPL from the exons ATGATCGCCTCACTCTCTAGAGGAAGTTTGCTGGATGAGGTTCTTCACGGGAGCTCTAACGAG CAGCAACTGGCAGCATATGTTTCCTGGGTGAACTCTCAGCTGAAGAGGAAACCAGGCCTGGAGCCCATCACAGACCTCAGGCATGACCTGCAGGATGGGGTGGTGCTCACACAGCTAATAGAGATAGTTG CTGGGGAAGCGCTGGAGGGAGTGTATGTGGCTCcacaaaacaaagaggaaagcaggaaGAATGTGGAGCAAGTCTTGCAGTTCATTTCCTCCAGACACATACGCATGCCACACATATCCGCAAGAG ACATTGTTGATGGTAATCTAAAATCTGTAATGAGGATAATTCTGGCACTGGCTGCCCACTTCAAACCCTCAGCCACCCACAGGGCTGCTACTGGAAGTGGGAGGAGCTTGACAAGAGGCTATGCCAGCCACAACCCTCTATCCACTGTAGCATTAGCACAAGGTGCCGCTGCTGCACTGGTGTCTGCACGATTTGATGCCACACAGCCTGCACGTGTCACACATATCCACAG CGGCTGGGGGTTGGACGGggaaaagaatgtgtgtgttcgtgcacTGGTTGAGCAGTATGAAAGAGGAGCTTCAGATGAGCAGGACAGTTCTCAGCCTAGCAG CCTTCGCTCTGTCAGTCCACTGTCATCTCCACGAGCTCCACCCAGCAGCGACTCAGACAGACAATTGGGAGACCGCCAGCAACAGCAGAGCAGGG CTGAGTCATCTCATGCTGTGGTGGAGACGGAGTGGGAGGATTCTCTCAGTGAAACTTTGGAGATGGAGGTGCAGGAGACACGTAAAATGGTGTCAGCTTTACAG gctctgctgctgcatggtTCACTGCCTGAGGATGAGAAGGATGTGTCTTTGATTTTGGACCAGTGCAACACTGAACAGCAGCTG gtaGTCATTCGCAGCCGTTTGGATCAGAGTATGGAGGAGGCTCGGGAGCTGAAG AGGGAACTGTTGCGCTGTAAGCAGGAGATGAGAAACCTCCAGGGAGCCAAG GACGCCCAACAGCAGAGGCTGTGCACTCAGGAGGCCTCAATACTGCAGATGAAGCAAGAGCTTCTCAGAGCCAGTATGACGAAGGATGAACTCAACAACCAGAAT gcagagcTACAGTGGAAGCTGGAGGAATGTAACAGACTATGGGGCGAATGCAAG AAGGAGATAGGACAGAAGGACAGACTACTGCAGCAGCTCAAACACAAGCTTGAAGAAAGCCAAAAACAGCAG AATGAATTGCAAAGCGAGTTGGATCATAAAAACAGCATGCTTCAGGAGCTAATGAGCAGAGATCTGCAACAG ATCCCCACTGGCACAGAAAACAACGGATACTCTTACTCTGGAAATCCAGCTCCTTCTGTGTCAGGC CAGGCAGAGGAGGTTCAGCTGCTCAGAGATGCACTTAGGAGTTTGAGGAACAACTTCAGAGACCACGACCCACAGCACCATACACTGGACACCCTGGAGCAGGGCATAGTGTCACTCATCGACAGACTGCATGTTCTGCATACACACAGG GGAAGGGGGAAATCTCCAAGACGCAAAGGTCAACACTCAGAGTCTGACTCCTGGCCTTGCACAA AGGTTTGTCAGTCCCACAGTGGTTCTTCTGCTTCTACTAAAATCCTTTATTTCACTGGAAAATCCCCAACACCTTCCATGATCAATATACCGAagag GCTGGGTGAGGTAACTCTCAAAGATGTTAAGGCAGCTGTGGATCGAGCGGGAAACTACAGGTACCACTTCAAGGCCCTGGACCCTGAGTTTGGTACTGTGAAAGAAGAG GTGTTCCTGGATGGAGCAATCGTTCCAGGCTGGGAAGGAAAAATAGTGGCTTGGGTAGAAGAGGACCGTGGTGATGAAAG GCCATTGTAG